From Psychroflexus torquis ATCC 700755, the proteins below share one genomic window:
- a CDS encoding ABC transporter permease: MLKNHLKISFRNLWKNKLLSTLNLLGLSIGIGSVLTLIFSVYAYYDADANIEDQENIFYLKTYTTGGDSYTETPYLLLNEIIKSSPEVVAGSHLQGWNNPWLEYGELEFQEQTDYVEPAFFDVFSLALKHGNRETALDKKYSIVLTHKVSEKIFGKKNPVGEILKANDSLNLTITGVLEPISPYSAFRMGVVMPAQLLESYPSFKGRSNWSDSFSLNYLKLRPNTDIEAFESRVEELVQKNYTDPSIVAALKALPFSGIRIESIPVVETIINGCIAASVFILLIALINLLNLNASTMYRRTKDIAVRKILGGSKKHIIIQFCMENGILVFASICISALLFLGFLLPKLNSVYGADFGKISFSVEKDYPVILFVVALGLLVTLIVGILPTLRFISIPISTGIKGKLNAIKSNFLVRNSFIVLQFSIAILFICVAVILNSQIGFMKNAPLGFSKENILVGNINLEFKNEETASSNFNALLDKLEANSYVKNVSVSDGIPSDYNFNYTQLYDPKTDNEVRMRYARSDQDYLQTFEIPLVMGRDFDKNLDQADDYPVLINRTAMKALGWDAIEGKQLKAKGNTSSSYPIVGVMEDFHFQDMQNAVEPLIHFYRDKEDLSYPRFLSVKVEKGHEKTVEELIVNGFGTIESRRTYEQEFLTDKVSAQYRLIEGMLKTVNVVALLTIFISCLGMFGLISFMAKRRVKEIGIRKVLGSGVLKIIILLSKDYILLVGIAAILAIPIAWYVMNAWLSGFAHSITIQWWMFAIGGLMALLITSFTVGLQAVKSAIANPTESLKIE, from the coding sequence ATGCTTAAAAATCACCTTAAAATATCTTTTCGAAATCTGTGGAAAAACAAATTGCTTTCTACACTTAACCTGTTAGGCTTAAGTATAGGGATTGGTAGTGTATTGACTCTTATTTTTTCTGTATATGCGTATTATGATGCGGATGCTAATATTGAGGATCAAGAGAATATCTTTTATTTAAAAACATATACTACAGGTGGAGATTCGTACACAGAAACGCCCTATCTACTCCTAAATGAAATCATTAAATCTTCCCCAGAAGTAGTCGCAGGTTCGCATTTACAAGGCTGGAATAATCCTTGGCTAGAATATGGCGAATTGGAATTTCAAGAACAAACTGATTATGTGGAGCCAGCATTTTTTGATGTTTTCTCTTTAGCCTTAAAACATGGTAATCGCGAAACGGCTTTAGATAAAAAGTATTCTATTGTCCTTACCCATAAAGTGAGTGAGAAAATATTTGGAAAAAAGAATCCTGTTGGAGAAATCCTAAAAGCAAATGACAGCTTAAACCTCACAATTACCGGAGTTTTAGAACCGATTAGTCCGTATTCTGCTTTTCGGATGGGTGTGGTGATGCCTGCCCAACTTTTAGAAAGTTATCCCAGTTTTAAAGGACGTTCGAATTGGAGTGATAGCTTTAGCTTGAATTATTTAAAATTAAGACCAAATACAGATATTGAAGCCTTTGAAAGCCGTGTGGAAGAATTGGTTCAAAAAAACTATACCGATCCAAGTATAGTTGCAGCCTTAAAAGCATTGCCTTTTTCAGGCATTAGAATAGAAAGTATTCCTGTGGTAGAAACCATTATTAATGGGTGTATAGCCGCATCGGTTTTTATATTACTCATTGCACTGATCAACCTGCTCAATCTAAATGCATCAACAATGTATCGCCGGACTAAAGATATAGCGGTACGAAAAATATTAGGGGGTAGTAAAAAACATATTATCATTCAGTTTTGCATGGAGAATGGCATATTGGTCTTTGCATCTATCTGCATTTCAGCGCTCCTTTTTCTAGGCTTTTTATTACCAAAATTAAATTCAGTTTATGGTGCTGACTTTGGAAAGATTTCCTTTTCAGTAGAAAAAGATTATCCCGTGATTTTATTTGTTGTGGCATTGGGGCTTCTAGTAACTTTGATAGTAGGTATACTTCCCACTTTACGGTTTATCTCCATACCTATTTCAACAGGAATAAAGGGTAAACTAAACGCTATTAAAAGTAATTTTCTTGTTCGTAACTCATTTATAGTACTGCAATTTAGTATTGCGATTCTATTTATCTGTGTCGCTGTTATCTTAAATAGTCAAATTGGTTTTATGAAAAATGCTCCTTTGGGTTTTAGCAAGGAGAATATTCTAGTGGGTAACATCAATCTAGAGTTCAAAAATGAAGAAACAGCTTCGTCAAATTTTAATGCCTTATTAGACAAACTCGAAGCGAATTCTTATGTGAAAAATGTTTCAGTAAGTGATGGAATTCCCTCCGACTATAATTTTAATTACACGCAACTGTATGATCCTAAAACAGATAATGAAGTTAGAATGCGTTACGCAAGATCAGATCAAGACTACCTCCAGACCTTCGAAATTCCATTGGTAATGGGACGAGATTTTGATAAAAACCTAGATCAAGCTGATGATTACCCAGTACTCATAAATAGAACAGCAATGAAAGCTTTAGGATGGGATGCTATTGAAGGCAAACAATTGAAAGCAAAAGGAAACACCTCATCTAGTTATCCTATTGTGGGAGTTATGGAAGATTTTCACTTTCAAGATATGCAAAATGCAGTAGAACCCCTTATCCATTTTTATCGTGATAAAGAGGATTTATCCTACCCTCGCTTTCTTTCCGTAAAGGTAGAGAAGGGACATGAAAAGACAGTAGAAGAACTTATCGTAAATGGATTTGGCACTATTGAATCTCGAAGAACCTATGAACAAGAATTTTTAACTGATAAAGTCAGTGCGCAATACCGTTTAATTGAAGGCATGTTGAAAACCGTAAATGTAGTAGCACTCTTAACCATCTTTATTTCGTGTTTAGGCATGTTCGGATTGATTTCTTTTATGGCCAAAAGACGTGTGAAAGAAATAGGCATCAGAAAAGTTTTGGGTTCTGGAGTGTTAAAGATTATCATTTTACTTTCTAAAGATTACATCCTTCTTGTAGGCATAGCGGCCATTTTAGCTATTCCTATAGCTTGGTATGTAATGAACGCGTGGTTATCTGGTTTTGCTCATAGCATTACTATTCAATGGTGGATGTTCGCAATAGGTGGATTAATGGCCTTGCTAATTACATCCTTTACGGTAGGCCTCCAAGCTGTGAAATCAGCGATAGCGAATCCGACGGAGAGTTTGAAGATTGAGTAG
- a CDS encoding ABC transporter ATP-binding protein has translation MIQIKDLEKYYKTEEVQTIALNKLSFGVKEGEFVAIMGPSGCGKSTLLNILGLLDDPNSGSFLFNGVEVAGYNERKRSELRKHNIGFVFQSFNLIDELTVFENVELPLIYTGVKTAERKKQVEAVLEKMGIMHRRNHFPQQLSGGQQQRVAVARAVVNNPKLILADEPTGNLDSTNGNEVMDLLIDLNEAGTTIIMVTHSEHDAKYSHRIIRMLDGQKVTENILA, from the coding sequence ATGATACAAATTAAAGATTTAGAAAAGTATTATAAAACGGAAGAAGTGCAAACAATAGCTCTAAACAAATTGTCTTTTGGAGTGAAAGAAGGTGAGTTTGTAGCCATTATGGGACCTTCTGGTTGCGGTAAATCAACACTACTAAACATTCTTGGACTATTAGATGATCCCAATAGCGGAAGCTTTTTATTTAATGGTGTGGAAGTAGCCGGTTACAATGAACGCAAACGTTCTGAATTACGAAAGCACAATATCGGTTTTGTCTTTCAGAGTTTTAACCTCATCGATGAACTTACGGTTTTTGAAAATGTGGAATTGCCCTTGATTTATACCGGTGTAAAAACAGCTGAACGCAAAAAACAAGTGGAAGCGGTTTTAGAAAAAATGGGAATTATGCACCGTCGCAATCACTTTCCACAGCAATTATCTGGTGGTCAACAACAACGTGTTGCTGTGGCCCGAGCTGTAGTCAATAACCCGAAATTAATTTTGGCAGATGAACCAACAGGTAACTTAGATAGCACCAATGGGAACGAAGTCATGGACTTACTGATAGACCTCAACGAAGCTGGCACGACCATTATTATGGTAACACACAGTGAACACGATGCCAAATACAGTCACCGCATCATTAGAATGCTGGACGGACAGAAAGTGACAGAGAATATTTTGGCATAA
- a CDS encoding efflux RND transporter periplasmic adaptor subunit, translating into MDVPLKKKKFSNQKLGLIGGVLAIIALILYVILQTSGGSKLNVETERISIHTVNKAIFQENIPVNGIVLPITTIYLDALEGGRVEEKFVEDGAILEQGQPILRLSNTDLELSLINQETSVYNLLTQMQISQNAARQNTINRQNQFTDVENSLIEAKRVYNLNKRLYDNGAIGRMDYESSHNNFEYQKERMKLAKRVLSEDTISTQVENNQAKNSYIRTQSALELMRKKVGDLVVRAPIDGQLTSLDAEIGQSITKGTRLGQVDVTIGYKVRVDIDEHYISRIYNGQTGTFTLNNKNYTLTIKKVFTQVTNGRFQVDMKFEGDVPKGIRRGQNLQIRVALSAEKEALLVSKGGFFQKTGGNWIFKISEEGSTAYKVNIRLGSQNTEYYEVLEGLNPGDKVVTSSYDSFGDTEELILK; encoded by the coding sequence ATGGACGTACCTCTTAAAAAGAAAAAATTTTCAAACCAAAAGCTCGGGCTTATAGGTGGTGTTTTGGCCATCATCGCTTTAATACTATATGTGATTCTTCAAACTTCTGGAGGTTCCAAATTAAATGTAGAGACAGAACGGATTTCTATTCATACAGTGAATAAAGCTATTTTTCAAGAAAACATTCCTGTTAATGGTATTGTCTTGCCCATTACAACTATTTATTTGGATGCTCTAGAAGGTGGACGTGTAGAAGAGAAATTTGTAGAAGACGGTGCGATTTTAGAACAAGGGCAACCCATCTTAAGATTATCTAATACCGATTTGGAGTTAAGCTTGATCAATCAAGAAACATCGGTTTATAATTTATTAACGCAAATGCAGATTTCCCAGAATGCAGCGCGTCAAAACACCATTAATAGACAAAATCAATTTACGGATGTAGAAAACAGTTTAATTGAAGCAAAACGCGTCTATAATTTAAACAAACGTTTATACGATAATGGTGCTATTGGTAGAATGGATTACGAATCGTCTCACAATAATTTTGAATACCAAAAAGAACGTATGAAACTGGCTAAGCGTGTTTTATCTGAGGATACAATTTCTACGCAAGTCGAAAACAACCAAGCAAAAAACTCTTATATCAGAACACAAAGTGCGTTAGAATTAATGCGCAAAAAAGTAGGTGATTTAGTGGTCCGTGCTCCTATTGATGGTCAGTTGACATCGCTTGATGCAGAAATAGGCCAGTCTATAACTAAAGGCACTCGGCTTGGACAAGTAGATGTAACCATTGGATACAAAGTAAGAGTGGATATAGATGAACATTATATCTCTAGAATTTACAATGGCCAAACCGGAACATTCACATTGAATAATAAGAACTACACGTTAACCATTAAAAAAGTTTTTACTCAGGTTACCAATGGTCGTTTTCAGGTCGATATGAAGTTTGAAGGAGATGTACCAAAAGGTATTAGAAGAGGACAGAATCTACAGATTCGGGTAGCATTGAGCGCGGAGAAAGAAGCTTTGCTCGTTTCTAAAGGCGGATTCTTTCAAAAAACAGGAGGCAATTGGATTTTTAAAATTAGTGAAGAGGGGTCTACTGCTTACAAAGTTAATATTAGACTAGGAAGCCAGAATACAGAATATTATGAGGTGCTTGAAGGTTTAAATCCTGGAGATAAAGTGGTGACTTCAAGTTATGATTCCTTTGGAGATACAGAGGAGTTGATTTTGAAATAG
- a CDS encoding sigma-54-dependent transcriptional regulator, which yields MVLKNSKILVIDDDADVLMAMRLLLKPFVKEVVIEKNPNNILSQIDKVSYDIIILDMNFNGLVNTGNEGIFWLNEIRKQKPETSVILMTAYAEIDLAIRGLKEGAADFLMKPWKNEKIIETITTILNHKKSKSTQKSQLKSSTVEIIGDSILMKDVYVKLRKVAPTDANVLVLGENGTGKDLITRALHDNSHRRDKAFIKVDVGALTASLFESELFGYKKGAFTDAREDRKGRFEAANGGTLFLDEIGNISLSQQAKLLTVLQNRQVTPLGSNEAIPLDIRLICATNSDPKLLADESKFRKDLIYRINTVDIVVPPLRDRGTDIMELSRHFISIYAEKYNKNPFSFDAGFISKLKKHDFPGNVRELQYVLERAIIMTDGHLLKAEDLVFSSIERPITTPSLESKSLNLDDLEKNAILTVLEKHKGNVSKSAKELGITRAALYRRLEKYEL from the coding sequence ATGGTTTTAAAAAATTCAAAAATACTAGTCATAGACGATGATGCCGATGTGCTTATGGCAATGCGATTGCTTCTAAAGCCTTTCGTAAAAGAGGTGGTTATCGAAAAGAACCCTAATAATATTTTATCTCAAATTGATAAAGTCAGTTATGATATTATCATATTGGACATGAATTTTAATGGGTTAGTAAATACGGGTAATGAAGGTATTTTTTGGCTGAATGAAATCAGAAAACAAAAACCTGAAACGTCTGTTATTTTAATGACGGCCTATGCTGAAATTGATTTAGCCATAAGAGGATTAAAGGAGGGAGCTGCAGACTTTTTAATGAAGCCTTGGAAGAATGAAAAGATCATTGAGACTATAACTACAATTCTTAATCATAAGAAGTCTAAAAGCACTCAAAAGAGTCAACTTAAATCAAGCACTGTAGAAATTATTGGTGATAGCATCCTTATGAAGGACGTCTATGTCAAATTAAGAAAAGTAGCTCCAACAGATGCCAATGTATTAGTCCTTGGAGAAAATGGTACGGGTAAAGATTTAATTACTAGAGCTTTACACGATAATTCTCATAGACGAGACAAAGCTTTTATTAAAGTTGATGTAGGTGCCTTAACTGCATCTCTTTTTGAAAGTGAATTATTTGGTTACAAAAAAGGAGCGTTTACAGACGCCAGAGAAGATAGAAAAGGTCGCTTTGAAGCAGCAAACGGCGGCACTTTATTTTTAGATGAAATAGGAAATATCAGTTTAAGTCAGCAAGCAAAGCTTTTAACAGTACTTCAAAATAGACAGGTGACTCCTTTAGGATCAAATGAAGCCATTCCCCTGGATATCAGATTGATCTGTGCCACCAATAGTGATCCAAAATTACTAGCTGACGAAAGCAAATTCAGAAAAGATTTAATTTATAGAATCAATACGGTTGATATTGTAGTTCCACCTTTAAGAGATCGAGGTACAGATATAATGGAATTGTCGCGTCATTTTATTTCCATATATGCTGAAAAATATAACAAGAATCCATTTTCTTTTGATGCTGGATTTATTTCAAAATTGAAAAAACACGACTTTCCTGGGAATGTAAGGGAGCTTCAATATGTTTTAGAGCGTGCTATTATTATGACTGATGGACACCTTTTAAAAGCGGAAGATTTGGTATTTTCATCTATAGAGCGACCTATAACCACACCGAGTCTAGAAAGTAAAAGCTTAAACCTAGACGATTTGGAAAAAAATGCTATTCTAACCGTATTAGAGAAACACAAAGGAAATGTTTCTAAATCTGCTAAAGAACTTGGCATTACCAGAGCAGCCTTATACAGACGACTAGAGAAGTATGAACTATAA
- a CDS encoding sensor histidine kinase produces the protein MNYNAYILKLFFRILLLVCTILAFGYSIYIDKTAYSILISIGLFYLIINTYTFVKRRFLAMDDFFEAVKYRDFSRWFPEDRGPKDIRFLYTGFNEINRTIKEINSQNQAQYVYLQKILEMVDIGIIAYNLESGDVLWSNDSFGEILDMPSFKNIRFVENRKPELFTTIFETYHREPDSLSIALQNDNIKILISDTVFQVEADAFKLIVIQNIDDTLNKNESESWKKLLSVMTHEIMNSITPISSLADTLQMNLKVAIEKPKESHLELDDLSAGIKTIKNRSEGLLKFAKTYRSLSKVTHLNLQRTRVSELFNNIQLLMQPSLEAKHIGIEFKITSSKLELDIDAHLIEQVLINLILNAVDACKNKDDAKIKVFASQNTNRAIVLKVIDNGSGIPKDILENIFIPFFTSKATGSGIGLSLCKQIMLLHKGRIIVKSIEGEGSVFSLVF, from the coding sequence ATGAACTATAACGCTTACATTTTAAAACTATTTTTCAGAATCCTACTTCTGGTTTGTACCATACTCGCCTTTGGGTATAGCATCTACATAGATAAAACGGCTTACAGTATTTTGATAAGCATCGGTTTATTTTATTTAATTATTAATACGTACACCTTCGTAAAACGCCGTTTTTTAGCCATGGACGATTTTTTTGAAGCTGTTAAATATCGTGACTTTTCTAGATGGTTTCCTGAGGATAGAGGACCAAAAGACATTCGGTTTTTATATACGGGGTTCAATGAAATTAATAGAACCATTAAAGAAATTAATTCTCAAAATCAAGCACAATACGTCTATCTACAAAAGATTTTAGAAATGGTAGATATTGGTATTATCGCTTATAATCTTGAATCTGGTGATGTGCTTTGGAGCAACGATTCCTTTGGCGAAATATTAGACATGCCCTCTTTTAAAAATATTCGATTTGTTGAAAATAGAAAACCAGAATTGTTTACTACCATTTTTGAAACTTACCACAGAGAACCAGATTCACTTTCCATAGCCTTACAAAATGATAACATAAAAATTTTAATTTCTGATACTGTTTTTCAAGTGGAAGCTGATGCGTTTAAACTCATCGTAATTCAGAATATTGACGATACTTTAAATAAAAATGAATCGGAATCGTGGAAAAAATTATTGAGTGTAATGACGCACGAAATTATGAATTCCATTACACCAATTTCATCATTAGCAGACACCTTACAAATGAACTTAAAAGTTGCTATTGAAAAACCCAAAGAATCGCATTTAGAATTGGATGATCTCAGTGCTGGTATAAAAACTATTAAAAACCGAAGTGAAGGCCTTTTAAAATTTGCAAAAACCTACCGCAGTCTTAGCAAAGTCACTCACCTTAATTTGCAAAGGACTAGGGTTTCTGAATTATTCAATAACATTCAATTACTTATGCAGCCTTCTCTAGAAGCTAAGCATATTGGAATAGAATTCAAGATCACATCTTCAAAATTAGAATTGGATATAGATGCGCATCTTATTGAACAAGTTTTAATTAACCTGATCTTGAATGCTGTTGACGCTTGCAAAAATAAAGACGATGCAAAGATTAAAGTATTTGCATCTCAAAACACGAATAGAGCAATTGTTCTAAAAGTCATTGATAATGGCTCTGGAATTCCAAAAGATATTTTAGAAAATATCTTTATACCTTTCTTTACTAGTAAAGCCACAGGAAGCGGAATTGGCTTAAGCCTCTGTAAGCAAATCATGCTGCTACATAAAGGTAGGATCATTGTAAAAAGTATAGAAGGGGAAGGTTCTGTATTTAGTTTGGTCTTTTAA
- a CDS encoding KTSC domain-containing protein, whose translation MKRISENKKLFGVETKIELKSLKKAYRNLVKEWHPDKFQAGDALQEEAEIQSRRIIDGYHFLVSIAPETIEANADQFTQTVNTGIADFQHKSMVLEITFMDGTTYEYFGVTKPIYIKMINSNKVNRFAKRSIYPNYTFRMSKREQEAV comes from the coding sequence ATGAAGCGTATAAGTGAGAATAAAAAGCTCTTTGGAGTTGAGACTAAGATTGAGTTAAAGTCTTTAAAAAAGGCCTATCGCAATTTGGTAAAAGAATGGCATCCAGATAAATTCCAAGCGGGAGATGCTTTACAAGAAGAAGCAGAGATCCAAAGCCGAAGAATTATTGATGGTTATCATTTTTTAGTCAGTATTGCCCCTGAAACTATTGAGGCCAATGCAGATCAATTCACCCAAACTGTCAACACAGGTATTGCCGACTTTCAGCATAAGAGTATGGTGTTAGAAATCACGTTTATGGATGGTACCACTTACGAGTATTTTGGTGTGACTAAACCGATCTATATTAAAATGATAAATAGCAATAAAGTTAATCGTTTTGCTAAACGTTCCATTTATCCTAATTACACGTTCAGAATGTCTAAACGTGAGCAAGAAGCTGTTTAG
- a CDS encoding PfkB family carbohydrate kinase: protein MDITTLTLNPALDKSAKVDQFVPEQKLKCHSIHHQAGGGGVNISIVLNTLQVKNKCIFTSGGDTGLYLKNLLVKENIDIKSIAINSWTRENLSIVDTKTELQYRFGMPGNDLNTSEIELIKTELTKEVKDNSILVLS from the coding sequence ATGGATATAACCACCTTAACTCTAAATCCTGCTTTAGATAAAAGTGCAAAAGTGGATCAATTTGTACCAGAGCAAAAGCTTAAATGCCATTCCATTCACCATCAAGCTGGTGGAGGAGGGGTCAATATTTCTATAGTACTAAATACACTTCAAGTTAAAAACAAGTGCATATTCACCTCAGGTGGTGATACAGGATTATATCTTAAAAATCTTTTGGTGAAAGAAAACATCGATATAAAATCCATTGCTATTAATTCATGGACAAGAGAAAACCTATCTATTGTTGATACCAAAACAGAGTTACAATATCGTTTTGGAATGCCTGGGAATGATTTAAATACTAGTGAGATAGAATTAATAAAAACTGAACTTACTAAAGAAGTAAAGGACAATTCTATTTTGGTATTAAGTTGA
- a CDS encoding acyl-CoA desaturase, whose protein sequence is MLIILFVAILWYGGLFFQSFFLHRYAAHQVFTMSKTMERITFVLTWIFQGPSYLSAYGYGIMHRMHHAYTDTEKDPHSPSHDANLFAMMWKTKTIYQDINQQRIKVDQKFTKNVPQWKEFDLFASSRISRILWVSAYILFFSFFATTWWEWLLLPVTLAMAPIHGVIINWFGHIFGYVNYKVKNTSKNLFPFDFLMMGEGYHNNHHKHSSSPNFGVKWHEIDMTYLIIRVLDTLGFIKLKPIPVRSS, encoded by the coding sequence ATGTTGATAATTTTATTCGTTGCAATACTGTGGTATGGGGGCTTGTTCTTTCAATCCTTCTTTTTGCACCGTTACGCAGCACACCAAGTCTTTACGATGTCTAAAACAATGGAACGCATCACCTTTGTGCTGACCTGGATTTTTCAAGGTCCAAGTTACTTAAGTGCTTATGGTTATGGTATCATGCACCGCATGCACCATGCTTACACCGATACTGAAAAAGACCCCCACTCCCCGTCTCATGATGCGAATTTATTTGCGATGATGTGGAAAACAAAAACGATTTATCAAGATATCAATCAACAGCGTATTAAAGTAGATCAAAAATTTACAAAAAATGTTCCCCAATGGAAAGAATTCGATCTCTTTGCAAGTTCTAGAATCTCTCGTATATTGTGGGTGTCTGCTTATATTTTGTTTTTCTCTTTCTTCGCCACCACTTGGTGGGAATGGTTATTATTGCCTGTCACCCTTGCAATGGCACCTATACATGGAGTCATAATCAATTGGTTTGGTCATATTTTTGGGTATGTGAATTACAAGGTGAAAAATACGAGTAAAAATCTCTTCCCATTTGATTTTTTAATGATGGGCGAAGGCTATCATAACAATCACCATAAACACTCAAGTAGTCCTAATTTTGGTGTGAAATGGCATGAAATTGATATGACTTATTTGATCATAAGAGTCTTAGATACATTAGGGTTTATTAAACTGAAGCCCATCCCAGTGAGGAGTTCATAA
- a CDS encoding Crp/Fnr family transcriptional regulator: MQQIKAFLDKIVPISDLDWDFFTSKLQPRVFPKKSVFLKAGDIENHISFIESGAVRLYIPKEDPDKEITFGFSFKDEFVSAYDSFLTRTPSAYQLQALTGTRMLSITYADLQLVYKKTQLGNLIGRLTAERLYLIKSKREQNLLNLTAEERYLNLFKERPKLLKEIPLKYISSYIGVTSQALSRIRKRL, encoded by the coding sequence TTGCAACAAATCAAAGCATTCTTGGATAAAATAGTTCCCATATCCGACTTAGATTGGGACTTCTTTACGTCAAAATTACAACCTCGTGTTTTCCCTAAGAAATCCGTTTTTTTAAAAGCAGGAGATATAGAAAACCACATTTCCTTTATAGAATCCGGTGCTGTTCGTTTGTACATTCCTAAGGAAGACCCAGATAAAGAGATCACCTTTGGTTTTAGTTTTAAAGATGAGTTTGTGAGTGCTTATGATTCTTTCTTAACCCGAACTCCTTCAGCTTATCAATTACAAGCCTTGACAGGTACAAGGATGTTGAGTATTACGTATGCCGATTTACAGTTGGTTTACAAAAAAACACAATTAGGTAATTTGATTGGAAGATTAACGGCTGAACGCCTTTATTTGATAAAATCCAAACGCGAACAGAACTTACTAAATCTCACTGCAGAAGAACGCTATTTAAATCTATTTAAAGAACGTCCAAAACTTTTAAAAGAAATTCCCTTAAAATATATCAGCTCTTATATTGGGGTGACTTCACAGGCTTTAAGCAGAATTAGAAAACGTTTATAA
- a CDS encoding LytR/AlgR family response regulator transcription factor codes for MPKITGISMLKMLKNKPQVIIYSAYEKYALESYELDVADYLLKPYSLDRFYSAIQRLKKKQLSKKKEDKKANTFFTKADKKHNQLRFDEVDYVEGYGQYCKIHYQGKIILTLERLSSIEELLPFDDFLRVHKSYSVSVSKIRSVIGNLIELANAKVPIGQSYRKSFKELMKLKSYVQ; via the coding sequence ATGCCTAAAATCACAGGTATCTCTATGCTCAAGATGTTGAAAAATAAGCCACAAGTGATTATTTATTCTGCCTATGAGAAATATGCCCTAGAAAGCTATGAATTGGATGTTGCCGACTACTTGTTAAAACCCTACAGCTTGGATCGATTTTATAGTGCGATACAACGCTTAAAAAAGAAACAGCTCAGTAAGAAAAAAGAAGATAAAAAAGCAAACACTTTTTTTACTAAAGCTGACAAAAAGCACAATCAATTGAGGTTTGATGAGGTTGATTACGTGGAAGGTTATGGGCAGTATTGTAAGATTCACTATCAGGGAAAGATAATCTTAACCTTGGAGCGCTTGTCTTCTATTGAAGAGTTGCTTCCCTTTGATGATTTTTTGCGAGTACATAAATCTTATAGTGTGTCGGTATCTAAAATCCGTTCTGTAATTGGAAACCTAATTGAATTGGCTAATGCAAAGGTTCCTATTGGTCAATCCTATCGAAAGTCTTTTAAGGAATTGATGAAGCTCAAGTCATACGTTCAATAG
- a CDS encoding sensor histidine kinase, with amino-acid sequence MAPRYLKKGSFVKQGLYILGTLLVCAFIFSLNSNINEGNQLQLMTTEPEKSFFIPSYLIHVYLFFITYLVSMPFYLSLGWFEQQSKIDKLESETLRTELDSLKNQINPHFFFNTLNNLYSLSLSNSEKAPKAILKLSELMRYVIYDPSKPYVTIQEEMDYLDNYFEIQKIRLSNKTEIQFESKIDELSYPVLPLLFINLLENAFKHGAESMIKGGYIHCSLQLQKGKLQFHVKNKYENNKQKQEEKGLINLKRRLNLAYSEVHSLTIKDENGICDVSLTIDKIDEVSHS; translated from the coding sequence TTGGCACCGCGTTACTTAAAAAAAGGCAGTTTTGTAAAACAGGGTTTGTACATTCTGGGAACCCTCTTAGTCTGTGCATTTATATTTTCTCTCAATTCGAATATTAATGAGGGAAACCAATTGCAACTGATGACTACAGAACCAGAAAAGTCATTTTTTATTCCGAGTTATCTTATTCATGTCTATCTATTTTTCATAACCTATTTAGTTTCTATGCCTTTTTACTTATCACTCGGATGGTTTGAGCAACAAAGTAAGATCGATAAACTTGAAAGTGAGACCCTTAGAACTGAACTCGACAGTTTAAAAAATCAAATTAATCCACACTTTTTTTTCAATACGCTGAATAACCTGTATTCCCTTAGTCTTAGTAATTCTGAAAAAGCGCCCAAAGCAATACTAAAACTCTCTGAATTGATGCGATATGTCATTTATGATCCGAGTAAACCCTATGTAACCATACAAGAAGAGATGGACTATTTGGATAACTATTTTGAAATTCAAAAAATACGTTTAAGCAACAAAACAGAAATTCAATTTGAATCTAAAATAGACGAACTTTCTTATCCAGTACTTCCTTTACTTTTCATCAATTTGCTAGAGAATGCTTTTAAACATGGCGCAGAATCCATGATTAAAGGAGGTTATATTCATTGTTCATTGCAGCTTCAGAAAGGTAAACTCCAATTTCATGTGAAAAATAAATATGAAAATAATAAACAAAAACAAGAAGAAAAAGGATTAATAAATTTAAAACGAAGACTAAATTTAGCTTATTCTGAGGTCCATAGTTTGACTATTAAAGATGAAAATGGCATATGCGATGTTTCACTCACAATTGACAAAATAGATGAAGTATCTCATAGTTGA